AAAAAGAAATCATAAATTACAGTATTTAACAGGCTTTTAAAGTCGGTTTTATAAAGTTCTTTTGTAAATTCGGTAGATAATTATAAACTACAGGAATCTTAAATAAATACTATGAGTACTTCAGCAAAGCCAAAAAGAATTGGTATTTTGACTGCAGGGGGCGATTGCCCGGGACTGAATGCAGCAATCAGAGGCGTGGGAAAAACAGCAATAGTTGAATATGGCATGGAAGTGTTGGGTTTTAACGCAGGCTATTCCGGGTTAATTAACGGCGATTACATTGAGCTAAAGGAATCGGCGCTTTCCGGTATTCTTACGCTTGGCGGAACCATCCTGGGCACCTCGAGAGAAAAACCCTACAAAGGGAAGAAAAACGGCAAAGATGCAGAGGACAAACCTCACAAAATAATGAAAAACTACAAGAAACTAGGCCTCGATGCCGTAGTTTGTATTGGTGGTAATGGGACCATGAAAACCGCAAATTTGTTGGCACAGGAAGGAATGAATGTGGTTGGAATACCAAAAACCATTGACAACGATGTGTGGGGCACCGATGTAACTTTCGGTTTCGATTCGGCAGTGCAGATTGCCACCGATGCCATCGACCGTTTGCATACCACTGCCAACTCGCACCAGCGTGTAATGATCATTGAAATTATGGGACACCACGCCGGTTGGCTGGCACTGTATTCAGGACTTGCTGGTGGTGGCGATATTATTTTGCTTCCTGAACTGGAGTATAACATTCGCTCGGTTTGTAAGAAAATCGAAAGCCGTTTCGAGAGCAACAAACCATACTCAATTGTTGTAGTTGCCGAAGGAATCGATCATCCGAAAGAAGTTTCAGCAGCAACACATATTGCACAAGCTATTCAAACCTACACTGGCATTGAAACCCGTGAAACGGTTTTGGGTTACATTCAGCGCGGTGGTTCGCCAACTCCAATGGACCGGATTTTAGCCACTCGCTACGGAGCTTTTGCAGCCCGATGTATTGCAGAAGAGAATTTTGGCACCATGGTAGCTGTTAAAGCCAATGAATTGACTACTGTTCCACTAGAAGAAGTTGGCGGAAAACTACGTTTAGTGGAACCCGAATTTGGATTGATTGAAAAAGCACGAAAGATGGGTGTTTCGTTTGGCGACGAATACATTTAGAAAGGATGAATTTGGATTGAAGATGTTTTGATCACTACGTTGTAAAATACCAAGTCATCTTCGCATCTTTGTGGATAATCAATTTTGAATGATGAAGTTTGATAAAGGATAAATAGAAAGAAAGCTGGTTTGTTGATTCAAACCAGCTTTCTTTTACAATAATGTTTTTATAGTGGCAAATGCAATACCTTTTTCGTTTCGAAAAAAGGTTCTTCGAAATATTGCGACAGATCCTGCAGAAATATTCTTTTTCCAAAAGGTTTTACCTCTGCAGTAAGATCACCGCCTTTTAAATAAATAACTCCGTTGGGCAGCGCATTTTGCTGTTTCTTTGAGATATTAGTTCTGATCCATTTTACAAAATCGGGCAAACGCGTAACGGCACGGCTCACTACAAAATCATATTTTTCTTTTAACTCCTCGGCACGAACCTGATCGGCACGTACATTTTTTAATCCCAGCGATTGGGCAACCCCATTCACCACTTTTATTTTCTTCCCGATTGAGTCAACCAGATGAAACTGCACCCCGGGGAAAAGAATGGCCAGTGGAATTCCGGGAAAACCGCCACCGGTACCCACATCCAACACTTTTGTTTTATTGTTGAAGCGAATAAACTTAGCGATACCTAAAGAATGTAACACATGACGCTCGTAAAATTCAGCAAAATCTTTTCTGGAGATCACATTTATTTTTGCATTCCAATCGGCATACAACGGCTCCAATTGTTTAAACTGTTCAATCTGGGTTTCAGTTAAGTGGGGA
This is a stretch of genomic DNA from uncultured Draconibacterium sp.. It encodes these proteins:
- a CDS encoding ATP-dependent 6-phosphofructokinase; translation: MSTSAKPKRIGILTAGGDCPGLNAAIRGVGKTAIVEYGMEVLGFNAGYSGLINGDYIELKESALSGILTLGGTILGTSREKPYKGKKNGKDAEDKPHKIMKNYKKLGLDAVVCIGGNGTMKTANLLAQEGMNVVGIPKTIDNDVWGTDVTFGFDSAVQIATDAIDRLHTTANSHQRVMIIEIMGHHAGWLALYSGLAGGGDIILLPELEYNIRSVCKKIESRFESNKPYSIVVVAEGIDHPKEVSAATHIAQAIQTYTGIETRETVLGYIQRGGSPTPMDRILATRYGAFAARCIAEENFGTMVAVKANELTTVPLEEVGGKLRLVEPEFGLIEKARKMGVSFGDEYI
- the rsmG gene encoding 16S rRNA (guanine(527)-N(7))-methyltransferase RsmG yields the protein MDLILKYFPHLTETQIEQFKQLEPLYADWNAKINVISRKDFAEFYERHVLHSLGIAKFIRFNNKTKVLDVGTGGGFPGIPLAILFPGVQFHLVDSIGKKIKVVNGVAQSLGLKNVRADQVRAEELKEKYDFVVSRAVTRLPDFVKWIRTNISKKQQNALPNGVIYLKGGDLTAEVKPFGKRIFLQDLSQYFEEPFFETKKVLHLPL